From Thalassococcus sp. S3, one genomic window encodes:
- a CDS encoding Calx-beta domain-containing protein, producing MSLTPLQNPSDPLQYPGIIGHDDRRPINTPTTEPQIATMALTLLGRNLNDGREFLSNGTAIAISPYHVLTASHNFSPSPDEMATGGRITPSSDVSSMPDRRLPSTAQPDNIVGNPEHLRDYDITRQEPDDLALVQSSDLLLPASQAMGMMVFLDPSEMVGRDITTAGYPFDKPNTPTVGNPRPNDFKALFEASGTVRAADAYALSYSDTIDAAVSQSGSGVWSSWAPGEDALIVGIHTYANERQYNFGSRLTEDDYGAIAARLLADLSAPDIDALPENTLVGTDWILFSDRDNDDMVGSGLKERLIGLGGDDRMLGAGGSDRLDGGLGNDVALYRGLVSEYDLSVIPGGNDEGYVFQIEHARPGSANDGVDLLKDVELARFQDGFVAPLKVDPGDPTKIADGLIVPWSERIENSSGGIDGHMSLQLPAWTIDGDLDYALQIGVEPRVTYNFAYVLDVSNSMDGARLAAAVDAYEQLTESLVESGIAEYSTFKIITFAGDLQVSEDLDAEGVANFFSQEIPTRDYTEFTPAVEATYDYFASSAFGGRNIAYFLSDGQPAPRDGLPEPIPTLPIEDLHEIAEVRAFSISSTDIEMMNAIDSDGAAVNLTDPNQLVTEFGSGGIDKSRVDRVEVVLNGTVVDVIKGNDLSETTFGLVYEGQIDGLDVGLEASNSVEFVTVFNDGTPSARIDATVTSGQERLVTTTLDGRTATTLALDEATYIQQDAEGEVIHANDAANRVVVQSGTNDVFAAGGDDSIVYAGGRAVLDGGAGMDRVMVDQVFQSDLLTKTGGVVSYGQSVTLVDVEYVHFNNRLINLETMEAENQLLLSNAGTVRIEEGDDGRVYAMIAVSIKNPPVGDLKISFETRDGSALAGEDYVAASGEMVVEEAPGGNYIASTRIEITSDRLAEGDEQFDVVMTSDDGSQFQNGTREAAYSVTIEDEDTRVFAQSFEGNRTFVEGNADPREIEIVLSRSGDLDRAVSVNYSVQPYGDNPAGAADFGGAFGTGTVSFGAGQDTAIVRLTLTGNDRIDGDRQIGLLLEQNEGDVQVPDRPVVYTITDDDRSALTPVWEYNGDPQFEGRDDVTIVDNADQYAVDAGAVGITFTADTVDARQGLFSKDARDFGDGGHVSVYIEEGTLIARLQTETESHYLRHQIEQDVEYGALITFEDGEAFLFVDGVRVDAVEDTGFTMAQNDEDIVVGALGWASEPGNPQAVQDPFDGLINDLVLYQQPVTQEMM from the coding sequence ATGAGCCTTACACCGCTGCAAAATCCCTCAGACCCGCTCCAATATCCCGGTATCATCGGCCACGATGATCGTAGGCCGATCAATACGCCGACGACCGAACCGCAGATCGCCACGATGGCACTTACGCTGCTGGGCCGAAACCTGAACGATGGGCGGGAATTCTTATCAAATGGAACTGCAATCGCGATCAGCCCGTATCATGTGCTGACGGCGTCACACAATTTCTCACCAAGCCCGGATGAGATGGCTACGGGTGGACGCATTACGCCAAGTAGCGATGTCTCGTCGATGCCGGATCGCAGACTGCCATCGACAGCACAGCCAGACAATATCGTGGGCAATCCCGAGCATTTGCGCGATTACGATATCACCCGCCAGGAACCGGACGACCTAGCGCTTGTTCAGAGCTCGGACCTGCTGCTGCCCGCAAGCCAAGCGATGGGCATGATGGTCTTCCTTGATCCATCAGAAATGGTGGGGCGCGACATCACGACGGCGGGCTATCCTTTTGATAAACCGAATACTCCAACAGTCGGAAACCCCCGCCCCAATGACTTCAAGGCGCTTTTCGAAGCAAGCGGAACCGTGCGGGCCGCAGACGCATATGCCTTGTCGTATTCCGACACGATTGACGCTGCTGTTTCACAAAGCGGATCCGGCGTTTGGTCAAGTTGGGCACCTGGTGAGGACGCTCTGATTGTCGGCATACACACCTATGCAAATGAGAGACAATACAATTTTGGTTCACGTCTGACCGAAGACGATTATGGCGCGATTGCCGCACGTTTGCTTGCGGATCTTAGTGCTCCGGACATCGACGCTCTGCCGGAAAACACGCTTGTGGGTACTGATTGGATCTTATTCTCGGATCGTGACAATGACGACATGGTCGGGAGCGGTCTCAAGGAACGCCTGATTGGCCTTGGCGGTGACGACCGGATGCTGGGCGCAGGAGGGTCGGATCGGCTGGACGGGGGGCTTGGGAATGACGTCGCCCTCTATCGTGGCCTTGTCTCTGAATACGATCTGAGTGTCATTCCGGGCGGCAACGACGAAGGATATGTGTTTCAGATCGAACATGCCCGACCGGGATCTGCCAATGACGGCGTCGATCTGCTCAAAGACGTGGAACTCGCGCGCTTTCAGGACGGGTTCGTTGCCCCGCTGAAGGTGGATCCCGGCGACCCGACAAAGATCGCCGACGGGCTGATCGTACCGTGGAGCGAGCGGATCGAAAACAGTTCGGGCGGTATCGACGGGCACATGTCGCTGCAGTTGCCCGCATGGACGATCGACGGTGATCTCGACTATGCGCTGCAGATCGGGGTCGAGCCCCGTGTGACCTATAACTTCGCCTATGTCCTGGATGTGTCGAACTCGATGGACGGGGCACGGCTGGCGGCCGCTGTCGATGCGTATGAGCAGCTGACTGAGTCGCTGGTCGAAAGCGGCATCGCCGAATACTCGACCTTTAAGATCATCACCTTTGCCGGGGATCTACAGGTTTCAGAGGATTTGGATGCCGAGGGCGTGGCAAACTTCTTTTCACAAGAGATACCGACCCGCGACTATACGGAATTCACCCCGGCTGTTGAGGCAACGTATGATTACTTTGCCTCATCCGCTTTTGGCGGTCGCAACATCGCCTATTTCCTGTCGGATGGCCAACCGGCCCCGCGGGATGGGTTGCCGGAACCTATTCCGACGTTGCCCATTGAAGACTTGCACGAGATTGCCGAGGTGCGTGCGTTTTCGATTTCATCGACTGACATTGAGATGATGAATGCGATCGATTCCGATGGGGCGGCGGTCAATCTCACCGACCCAAATCAGCTGGTGACCGAGTTTGGATCGGGGGGAATTGACAAAAGCAGAGTTGACCGGGTGGAGGTGGTGCTGAACGGCACGGTGGTCGATGTCATCAAAGGAAATGATCTGAGCGAGACGACATTCGGTCTGGTTTATGAAGGTCAGATCGACGGCTTGGATGTTGGTCTTGAAGCCAGCAATTCAGTCGAATTTGTCACGGTCTTCAACGACGGCACACCCAGCGCGCGGATCGACGCGACTGTCACGTCCGGTCAGGAACGCCTTGTGACGACAACCTTGGATGGCCGGACCGCGACGACGCTTGCCTTAGACGAAGCGACCTACATCCAGCAGGATGCGGAGGGAGAGGTCATTCACGCCAACGACGCGGCAAACAGAGTTGTGGTGCAAAGCGGGACAAACGATGTCTTTGCCGCAGGCGGTGACGACAGCATCGTCTACGCTGGTGGCCGCGCCGTTCTTGACGGGGGCGCCGGAATGGACCGGGTCATGGTGGATCAAGTCTTCCAAAGCGATCTCTTGACCAAAACGGGCGGTGTTGTGAGCTATGGTCAATCTGTGACGCTGGTCGATGTCGAATACGTTCATTTCAACAACCGGCTGATCAATCTCGAAACGATGGAGGCGGAAAACCAGCTTTTGCTGTCCAACGCAGGCACGGTCCGGATCGAAGAAGGCGATGATGGCCGCGTCTATGCGATGATCGCGGTAAGCATCAAAAACCCGCCGGTCGGCGATCTCAAGATCAGCTTCGAAACACGGGACGGCTCCGCTTTGGCAGGCGAGGACTACGTGGCCGCTTCCGGGGAAATGGTGGTGGAAGAGGCACCGGGCGGCAATTACATCGCCTCGACCCGGATCGAGATCACCAGCGACCGCCTGGCCGAGGGGGACGAGCAATTCGACGTTGTCATGACGTCCGATGACGGGTCGCAGTTCCAGAACGGCACACGGGAGGCGGCCTACTCCGTTACGATCGAAGACGAAGACACGCGTGTCTTCGCACAGTCTTTCGAGGGCAATCGCACCTTTGTCGAGGGCAACGCAGATCCGCGGGAGATCGAGATCGTGCTCAGTCGAAGCGGAGACCTGGACCGGGCCGTGAGCGTCAATTATTCCGTGCAGCCATATGGCGACAATCCGGCGGGCGCGGCGGATTTCGGTGGCGCGTTCGGGACGGGGACAGTGTCCTTTGGAGCGGGTCAAGACACCGCAATCGTAAGGCTGACGCTGACTGGCAATGACCGGATTGATGGCGACCGCCAAATCGGCCTCCTTTTAGAGCAGAATGAAGGTGATGTTCAGGTTCCGGACAGGCCGGTTGTCTACACCATCACGGATGATGATCGGAGCGCGCTTACACCGGTCTGGGAATATAACGGGGACCCGCAGTTTGAGGGCCGGGACGATGTCACGATCGTCGACAATGCGGATCAATACGCCGTGGATGCCGGGGCGGTCGGCATAACCTTTACCGCCGATACCGTTGACGCCCGCCAGGGCCTTTTTTCAAAGGATGCTCGCGATTTCGGCGATGGTGGACATGTCAGTGTCTATATCGAAGAGGGCACGCTGATCGCCCGTCTGCAGACGGAAACAGAGTCCCATTACCTGCGCCACCAGATAGAGCAGGATGTCGAATATGGCGCCCTGATCACCTTCGAGGATGGAGAAGCGTTTCTGTTTGTCGACGGCGTGCGCGTCGACGCGGTTGAAGACACAGGTTTCACCATGGCCCAGAACGACGAAGACATTGTTGTCGGCGCTCTGGGATGGGCCAGCGAACCGGGCAATCCCCAAGCCGTTCAAGACCCGTTCGATGGCCTTATCAACGACCTGGTGCTTTATCAGCAACCCGTGACGCAAGAAATGATGTAG
- a CDS encoding metallophosphoesterase family protein, whose protein sequence is MASSLTYVVPDLHGRADLLDRALHRIQGSARFGTVIFLGDYIDRGPDSAGVIARLRAGPPTGWIWHCLRGNHEQMALQAPSDAQMMQNWRRNGGDAALASYGGEITAQDMAWMSDLPMIHADPHRVYVHAGVQPEYNLDEMPEAIALWHRYPRTADEGYRGRHVVHGHTPVRDGPLLLEWRSNLDCGAVFTGRLAVGVFDDAASGGPVDVLWLE, encoded by the coding sequence TTGGCAAGCTCACTGACCTACGTGGTCCCGGATCTTCACGGGCGAGCGGACCTTCTTGACCGGGCTCTTCACCGGATCCAAGGCAGCGCGCGCTTTGGAACGGTGATCTTCCTTGGAGACTACATCGACCGCGGCCCCGACAGCGCTGGCGTGATCGCCCGTCTCAGAGCAGGCCCGCCAACCGGCTGGATCTGGCATTGTCTTCGCGGAAATCATGAACAGATGGCGCTGCAGGCCCCGTCGGATGCGCAGATGATGCAAAACTGGCGGCGCAATGGCGGCGATGCGGCGCTCGCCTCTTATGGCGGGGAAATCACTGCGCAGGACATGGCGTGGATGTCGGATTTACCCATGATACATGCCGATCCACACCGGGTATATGTTCATGCCGGGGTTCAGCCGGAATACAATCTCGATGAAATGCCCGAAGCGATCGCGCTTTGGCACCGTTATCCCCGCACCGCGGATGAAGGATATCGGGGCCGCCATGTCGTGCATGGACATACACCGGTGCGTGACGGTCCGCTTCTTCTGGAATGGCGCAGCAATCTGGACTGCGGCGCCGTCTTTACGGGCCGATTGGCTGTCGGTGTCTTCGACGACGCCGCGTCTGGTGGTCCGGTCGATGTGTTGTGGCTGGAGTAA
- a CDS encoding TAXI family TRAP transporter solute-binding subunit, with translation MFHFRALLKAVCVTAAMTSVAGTAAAQIFKGETAGVGDPVHTMFVAFANQAATADVNIQVNAGQTLTRSMLKGAKGDIDFFSTVPSLVNLMAGQARMYEKVDGAPELAKNIRAIIGFKAGAYHPVTLAGSGIETWGDIKGKTVFTGPPAGSASATSEALIKIVTGYVAGEDYTAVRLSWGEGYAALADGKIDMMVRPAEIGSANIERFGLSGEFRVLSIPDDKVASEEMQALFGRPGRGMLQFDGDVYKGQLTEGEITALGFTQFVGTHAGVSDDVVYAATKAFWDNLDQVHATAFFLKDVTHETAFTSVNVPLHPGAIRYYEEAGVAIPDALRPGS, from the coding sequence GTGTTTCATTTCAGAGCACTGCTTAAGGCTGTCTGCGTGACGGCAGCGATGACAAGCGTGGCAGGAACCGCTGCGGCGCAGATTTTCAAGGGCGAAACGGCCGGGGTTGGCGATCCGGTCCATACGATGTTCGTGGCGTTTGCCAATCAGGCCGCGACCGCCGACGTCAATATCCAGGTGAACGCGGGTCAAACGCTTACCCGGTCAATGCTGAAGGGGGCGAAGGGCGATATCGACTTCTTTTCGACCGTTCCGTCGCTGGTCAACCTGATGGCTGGCCAGGCGCGGATGTATGAAAAGGTGGACGGGGCGCCAGAGCTTGCCAAGAACATTCGGGCCATCATCGGTTTCAAGGCCGGTGCATATCATCCGGTCACATTGGCCGGGTCCGGGATCGAGACGTGGGGCGATATCAAGGGCAAGACCGTCTTTACCGGCCCGCCGGCGGGATCGGCGTCGGCCACGTCCGAAGCATTGATCAAGATCGTGACCGGATATGTCGCGGGTGAGGATTACACCGCCGTTCGCCTGAGCTGGGGCGAAGGGTATGCCGCTTTGGCAGACGGCAAGATCGACATGATGGTCCGGCCCGCCGAAATCGGATCGGCCAATATCGAGCGGTTCGGTCTCTCGGGGGAATTCCGCGTGCTTTCCATTCCCGACGACAAGGTTGCCAGCGAAGAGATGCAGGCGCTCTTTGGTCGGCCTGGACGGGGCATGCTGCAGTTTGACGGCGATGTCTATAAGGGGCAACTGACCGAAGGGGAGATCACGGCGCTTGGCTTTACCCAGTTCGTCGGCACCCATGCAGGGGTTTCCGATGACGTGGTCTATGCCGCAACAAAGGCGTTTTGGGACAACCTCGACCAGGTCCATGCGACGGCCTTTTTCCTCAAGGATGTCACGCACGAGACGGCCTTTACCTCGGTGAACGTACCGCTGCATCCGGGCGCGATCCGGTACTACGAGGAAGCCGGGGTCGCAATTCCGGACGCGCTGCGACCGGGATCGTGA
- a CDS encoding LysR family transcriptional regulator, translating to MKLDPKHLAQLSVIVEAGSFQSAADRLGLTQPALSRNMRNLEDRLGTTLFNRDGRRSLPNTLGLRLARNGLAIRLAEEQAEIIAGQTAKGALGELRIGAPPIVSGRFLSDALVRFIKQNPRCSVELRTGLVHELRKMLERGQIDVVIGPESLADPVSGLTFAHLVDDRVGILCRAGHPLRRRRTIMPPDLEAQIWVAHSRGSLLRQQTEAAMIASGLREVHIGCETDSIRSVLEIVAETDLISTMPMATTTPYLEDRLAFLPFDHPRFSRPIGVIRRKDTPQNPAEDSFVSMMAQTS from the coding sequence ATGAAACTCGACCCCAAACATCTTGCGCAGCTCTCCGTCATCGTAGAGGCGGGGTCGTTCCAGTCCGCGGCGGACCGTCTCGGCCTGACCCAGCCGGCGCTCAGCCGCAACATGCGCAATCTTGAGGACCGGCTTGGCACGACGCTTTTCAATCGTGACGGGCGACGGTCGCTGCCCAATACGCTTGGCCTCAGGCTGGCACGCAACGGACTTGCTATTCGTCTGGCCGAAGAACAGGCAGAGATCATCGCAGGGCAGACCGCCAAGGGGGCCTTGGGCGAGCTGCGCATCGGCGCGCCCCCGATCGTATCAGGCCGGTTTCTGTCCGATGCGCTTGTCCGCTTCATCAAGCAGAACCCGCGTTGCAGCGTAGAGCTTCGGACCGGACTGGTACACGAGCTTCGCAAGATGCTGGAGCGCGGTCAGATCGACGTTGTGATCGGCCCTGAAAGCCTGGCCGATCCTGTAAGTGGACTGACCTTTGCGCATCTCGTGGATGACCGGGTGGGCATTCTGTGTCGGGCGGGCCATCCGCTGAGGCGCCGCCGCACCATCATGCCTCCCGACCTCGAAGCGCAGATCTGGGTTGCGCATTCGCGCGGCAGCCTTCTGCGCCAGCAGACAGAGGCTGCGATGATCGCATCCGGCCTGCGTGAAGTGCATATCGGTTGCGAAACGGATTCGATCCGGTCCGTTCTGGAAATCGTGGCCGAGACGGATTTGATATCCACGATGCCCATGGCAACAACCACGCCCTATCTTGAGGATCGTCTTGCCTTTCTCCCCTTCGATCATCCCCGCTTTTCGCGGCCCATCGGTGTCATCAGGCGCAAAGACACACCGCAGAACCCGGCAGAGGACAGTTTCGTGTCCATGATGGCTCAGACCAGCTAA
- a CDS encoding cytochrome-c peroxidase, whose product MLHADTPAIAKERETMMTQSPRLRRNATERLAHTGAPSGRPMPRLARVALSFAFFVWVSPPQAVAEEPISPLPTYLDLDPAKVALGEAMFNDPRLSATGEHACSRCHVIGLGGSDGFPTSPGIDGEASATNSLSIFNTSFNFRLNWDGRNLSPTEQVTAVVENPVLMGGSWPQIVKTLNADPGTLEAFQEVYGDTPSQANIVDAIIEYERSLTTPNAPFDRYLRGDQTALSDAALQGYQDFKSLGCVACHQGINVGGNMMQVFGVFGEPAAAAAGPETPGASKSNLISDERPVFRVPSLRNVALTAPYFHDGSVETLPEAIDIMAEYQLGRRIDDATVDRIVAFLNALTGEYRGVPLDQLSHQSEGE is encoded by the coding sequence ATGCTCCATGCAGATACCCCTGCCATCGCAAAGGAACGGGAGACGATGATGACGCAATCGCCAAGGTTACGGAGAAACGCCACCGAGCGTCTGGCGCATACCGGCGCCCCGTCAGGCCGCCCGATGCCGCGTTTGGCTCGCGTTGCACTCTCATTTGCCTTCTTCGTATGGGTGTCGCCGCCCCAAGCCGTGGCCGAAGAACCGATCAGTCCGCTTCCGACATATCTGGATCTGGATCCGGCAAAGGTCGCGCTTGGCGAGGCGATGTTCAACGATCCGCGTTTGTCGGCAACTGGGGAGCATGCCTGTTCCCGGTGTCACGTGATCGGTCTGGGGGGATCGGACGGCTTTCCAACGTCTCCCGGAATTGATGGCGAGGCGAGCGCGACCAATTCGCTGAGCATCTTCAACACCTCGTTCAACTTTCGGCTGAACTGGGACGGTCGGAACCTGTCTCCGACCGAACAGGTCACGGCAGTGGTCGAAAATCCTGTATTGATGGGTGGCTCCTGGCCGCAGATCGTGAAAACGCTCAATGCTGATCCTGGAACGTTAGAGGCGTTTCAGGAGGTCTATGGCGATACTCCGAGCCAGGCCAACATCGTTGACGCGATAATCGAATACGAGCGGTCGCTGACCACGCCCAACGCCCCTTTCGACAGGTATCTTCGCGGCGATCAGACCGCGCTTAGTGACGCGGCATTGCAAGGCTATCAGGACTTCAAGTCGCTTGGATGTGTCGCCTGTCATCAGGGTATCAATGTCGGCGGCAACATGATGCAGGTCTTCGGCGTGTTCGGCGAACCGGCAGCCGCTGCGGCGGGTCCTGAGACGCCGGGTGCATCGAAAAGCAATCTGATCTCTGATGAGCGCCCCGTCTTTCGCGTTCCCAGCTTGCGCAATGTTGCTTTGACGGCCCCCTACTTTCACGATGGATCCGTCGAGACGCTGCCAGAAGCCATTGATATCATGGCTGAATACCAGCTGGGTCGCCGAATTGACGATGCAACAGTCGATCGCATCGTCGCTTTTCTGAACGCGCTGACGGGAGAGTATCGCGGCGTGCCGCTCGACCAGCTCTCCCATCAATCCGAGGGGGAGTAA
- a CDS encoding response regulator, with protein sequence MSAKPAVLFVDDEERIVKLLKIMFRNTYDVYTAQSGQDALAILETREIKVIVSDQRMPNMTGIELLSQVRERWPDTVRILLTGYSDLVAIIGAVNEGEVFRFVSKPWDQNELRAIVAEAIETQQKPEEVETEICEVDTDPQFSIASKLLTIDGVHADRQEVVEMFTKDYHVHSAATIREALEIIQQEQIGVIVTNTEVEGIDVSEMLARVSEIDPAITVVALTSNPDSDMIIKLINRGRIYRFAIKPLSPNVFRLAVNTAMREHHRRLADPRLMRNRIQRKAGEDGDVSIFEDFVNSLSRFTVVN encoded by the coding sequence ATGTCTGCAAAACCGGCAGTCCTCTTCGTGGATGACGAAGAACGGATCGTGAAGCTGCTCAAGATCATGTTCCGCAACACCTATGATGTCTATACAGCGCAAAGCGGGCAGGACGCGCTTGCCATCCTTGAAACGCGGGAAATCAAGGTGATCGTGAGCGATCAGCGGATGCCAAATATGACCGGCATCGAGCTTTTGTCGCAAGTCCGCGAACGCTGGCCCGATACGGTCCGCATCCTGCTTACCGGATACAGCGATCTTGTGGCGATCATCGGTGCCGTGAATGAAGGCGAAGTGTTCCGCTTCGTGAGCAAACCATGGGATCAAAATGAACTGCGGGCCATCGTGGCCGAAGCGATCGAGACTCAGCAAAAGCCTGAGGAGGTGGAAACCGAAATATGTGAGGTGGACACAGACCCGCAATTCAGTATCGCGTCAAAACTTCTGACGATTGATGGTGTTCATGCAGATCGGCAGGAAGTCGTTGAGATGTTTACCAAGGACTATCATGTCCACTCCGCGGCTACCATTCGCGAAGCGCTTGAAATCATCCAGCAGGAACAGATCGGCGTCATTGTAACAAATACAGAAGTGGAAGGCATTGACGTTTCTGAAATGCTGGCCCGGGTGTCGGAGATCGACCCAGCGATCACAGTGGTCGCGCTGACCTCGAACCCGGACAGTGATATGATCATCAAGCTGATCAATCGCGGGCGCATTTATCGCTTTGCCATCAAGCCGCTCAGCCCGAATGTATTTCGGCTGGCCGTCAATACGGCGATGCGGGAACATCACCGGCGTCTCGCCGACCCGCGACTTATGCGGAACAGGATCCAGCGAAAGGCCGGTGAGGACGGGGATGTCAGCATTTTCGAGGATTTCGTGAACAGCCTGAGCCGGTTCACCGTGGTCAACTAA
- a CDS encoding DAHL domain-containing protein, translating into MAISIAVLSALTLGFAAALTLLQSSNRDFEQFRTGLAELQALESSWSSDILALQLGLMPNFDPVSYPIRQLRSMMNDLEEATENSRELTGFQSDLQDYAAAFDQKVALAESVKASYAILINSASTLPIAVSEFFEHSGEKELSADVQFRLADLLSRISTGIASYMITPSEALRERLETELQLLDTVIQETYPELSDSTRRLMAHADVVLRERQLGSELMLAVPRVATGDILDRLQNKIAALQVSSEAVRTRTRDAAILFGLLVLTGLSLLIWRARQRFRKMDQDKLSLQKANKDAQDQLIQSAKLSAMGQMVAGITHEVNTPLAYVKTVFELIKEKLLERSELMVDPDVEDGAEDGVAELEMLINDGLHGIEEISTLVTTMKNFSRLDRGRIEKLSVEEALDSALLIARSKLKYVAEVVKDYDNVPDIVGAPTQLKQVFLNLINNAVHALSEQNKQGRIVLRTQMTSSDFVKIEIRDNGPGIPEEIMAQIFDPFFTTKAVGEGTGMGLSICYRIIENHGGTISVNSVVGKGTVFTITLPRRGTLEEGKEMIGDHESIQAA; encoded by the coding sequence TTGGCGATCAGCATCGCCGTTCTGTCGGCACTGACGCTCGGCTTTGCTGCGGCGCTTACGCTGCTCCAATCCTCCAACAGGGATTTTGAGCAGTTTCGCACGGGCCTTGCCGAATTGCAGGCGCTGGAATCCAGCTGGAGTTCCGACATCCTGGCCCTGCAACTGGGGTTGATGCCGAATTTCGACCCTGTCTCCTACCCGATCCGCCAGTTGCGCAGTATGATGAACGATCTGGAAGAGGCGACCGAGAACAGCCGAGAGCTGACCGGTTTCCAGAGCGACCTGCAGGATTATGCAGCCGCCTTCGATCAAAAGGTGGCCTTGGCCGAAAGCGTCAAGGCCAGCTATGCGATCCTGATCAATTCGGCGAGCACCTTGCCCATCGCCGTCTCGGAATTCTTCGAGCATTCCGGCGAGAAGGAGCTTTCGGCGGATGTGCAGTTTCGGTTGGCCGATCTGTTGTCGCGGATCTCAACCGGTATCGCCAGCTACATGATCACGCCGTCCGAGGCGTTGCGTGAGCGGTTGGAAACCGAATTGCAGCTGCTCGATACCGTCATTCAGGAGACATACCCCGAGCTGTCCGACAGCACCCGGCGTCTGATGGCACATGCCGATGTCGTGCTGCGTGAACGTCAGCTTGGCAGCGAACTGATGCTGGCCGTGCCCCGTGTTGCGACCGGCGACATTCTCGATCGGCTTCAGAACAAGATCGCGGCGTTGCAGGTCTCCTCGGAGGCGGTCAGGACGCGAACCCGCGACGCGGCCATTCTGTTCGGCCTTCTTGTGCTCACGGGTCTGAGCCTTCTCATCTGGCGGGCGCGTCAACGGTTCCGCAAAATGGATCAGGACAAGCTGTCCCTCCAGAAGGCGAACAAGGATGCCCAGGACCAACTGATCCAGTCGGCGAAGCTGTCGGCCATGGGACAGATGGTGGCCGGCATCACGCATGAGGTGAACACGCCGCTGGCCTACGTGAAAACCGTCTTCGAGCTTATTAAGGAAAAGCTGCTGGAGCGGTCCGAGCTGATGGTGGATCCGGATGTCGAAGATGGTGCCGAAGACGGCGTCGCCGAGTTGGAGATGCTGATCAATGATGGTCTTCACGGGATCGAGGAAATCTCCACCCTTGTGACCACGATGAAGAACTTCAGCAGGCTCGACAGGGGGCGTATCGAAAAGCTCTCTGTGGAAGAGGCGCTCGACAGTGCGCTTCTGATCGCGCGCTCAAAGCTCAAATACGTGGCCGAGGTGGTTAAAGATTATGACAACGTCCCGGACATCGTCGGCGCCCCCACGCAGTTAAAGCAGGTCTTTCTGAACCTGATCAACAATGCGGTTCATGCCCTCTCGGAACAGAATAAACAGGGTCGCATCGTCTTGAGAACGCAGATGACCTCGTCCGACTTCGTGAAGATCGAGATCCGCGACAACGGCCCGGGTATTCCCGAAGAGATCATGGCGCAGATCTTCGATCCGTTTTTCACCACCAAAGCCGTCGGAGAGGGGACCGGAATGGGGCTGTCGATCTGTTACCGGATTATCGAGAACCATGGCGGTACCATCTCTGTCAATTCGGTGGTCGGTAAGGGGACCGTATTCACCATCACGCTCCCAAGACGGGGCACATTGGAAGAAGGGAAGGAGATGATCGGTGACCATGAAAGCATTCAGGCAGCCTGA
- a CDS encoding nuclear transport factor 2 family protein, whose translation MADLATNKRNVIAFYELMFNACEPRKAIDTYAGDEYIQHNPHVRTGKDGFIDYFEKMAAEYPGKRVEVKRAFAEGDHVILHCHQIWPEGLEYAGIDIFRLDEAGKIVEHWDVLQELPATSAHTNGMF comes from the coding sequence TTGGCAGATCTGGCGACCAACAAACGTAATGTGATTGCCTTTTATGAACTGATGTTCAATGCATGCGAACCACGCAAAGCCATCGACACCTATGCGGGAGATGAGTACATCCAGCACAACCCGCATGTGCGCACCGGCAAGGACGGTTTCATTGACTATTTCGAGAAGATGGCGGCTGAGTATCCTGGCAAGCGGGTTGAGGTGAAACGCGCATTTGCAGAGGGCGATCACGTCATCCTGCATTGTCACCAGATCTGGCCCGAAGGCCTGGAATATGCAGGGATCGACATCTTCCGCTTGGATGAGGCGGGAAAGATCGTGGAGCATTGGGACGTGTTGCAGGAGCTGCCAGCCACCAGCGCCCACACCAACGGCATGTTCTAG